A genomic segment from Sparus aurata chromosome 10, fSpaAur1.1, whole genome shotgun sequence encodes:
- the LOC115589308 gene encoding butyrophilin-like protein 1 — translation MDVNAETIEWTRPDLGQRFVHVRRSALHTSSVPVISLSGIDRNKGEVILNCDSNSWYPEPEVFWLDGEGNLLSAGPTETVRGPDDLYTVSSRVTVEKRHSNSFICRVQQNHINQIRETLIFISEDFFEVLSSSSSTTVILAVTLAVCILVILILGLYVRRQKKSTEKKQKGEVLTKEEEKPMKMKKKDEMKMIKKERQDKEKAQSKVRMLKDQLESKIKEVEHEKDKVRDLTEEKKRSEEKQQKLQTNIKQVCLLLIKTFVSTEDF, via the exons CATTACATACTTCATCAGTACCTGTCATCAGTCTATCAGGGATTGACAGAAACAAAGGAGAGGTGATTTTAAACTGTGACTCTAACAGCtggtatccagaacctgaggtgttctggctggacggtgagggaaacctcctctctgctggacctacagagacagtcagaggtcctgatgacctctatactgtcagcagcagagtgactgtggagaagagacacagcaacagcttcatctgtagagtccaacagaaccacaTCAACCAGATCAGAGAGACACTCATCTTTATTTCAG aGGATTTCTTTGAGGTGCTGTCCAGTTCTTCTTCTACTACAGTTATTTTGGCTGTTACTTTGGCTGTTTGCATCCTGGTTATTCTGATTCTTGGCCTTTATGTAAggagacaaaagaaaagca cagagaagaaacaaaagggTGAAGTGCTcacaaaagaggaagagaagccAATGAAG atgaaaaagaaagatgaaatgaaaatgatcaaGAAGGAGAGACAAGATAAAGAGAAAGCTCAGAGTAAAGTGAGGATGCTGAAGGATCAGCTGGAGTCCAAGATCAAAGAG GTTGAGCATGAGAAAGATAAAGTCAGAGACctcacagaggagaagaagaggagtgaGGAAAAGCAACAGAAGCTACAGACCAACATAAAACAGGTTTGTCTGTTATTGATAAAGACTTTTGTTTCCACTGAAGATTTTTGA